One Microvirga thermotolerans DNA window includes the following coding sequences:
- a CDS encoding ROK family protein → MQTLTPRETARRRLLDALRREGPLARVEIGQQLGMSPASVSELTASLLDEGILVAEEGGDALPGLIRGRPKVRLFFADTLGSVVGVWTGFNRIELRLVDSAGRNRASRHVERPLRNLEAEALMDALADTISAFARDAGAPDVKAIGLACQGYVDTRDGVVAWSPVLGTRDLPLAEGLRQRLGRPVLIENDASAMAFAIAQRDPALRSGRTACLMIGDGVGLGFLVQGELYRGARSGGSEFGHVRLRRSGPQCRCGGRGCIEAFLADYALHRDAQLIDHRPPPASLIPSEAAMGAIVDKARAGDAALLGLFREAGEVLGDAASILIQTLEPDRLVICGPGTRAMDLLRPSFEAALESQTIPALRSLATVQVVESSLDLLTEGVVMQALRELDLDLARLKAA, encoded by the coding sequence ATGCAGACCCTCACCCCCCGCGAAACCGCCCGCCGCCGGCTGCTCGACGCCCTGCGCCGGGAGGGCCCGCTGGCGCGGGTCGAGATCGGCCAGCAGCTCGGCATGAGCCCGGCCAGCGTGTCGGAGCTGACCGCGAGCCTCCTGGACGAGGGGATCCTCGTCGCCGAGGAGGGCGGCGATGCGCTGCCGGGCCTGATCCGCGGGCGCCCGAAGGTGCGCCTGTTCTTCGCCGACACCCTGGGCTCGGTCGTCGGGGTCTGGACGGGCTTCAATCGGATCGAGCTGCGGCTCGTGGACAGCGCCGGGCGCAACCGGGCGAGCCGGCACGTGGAACGCCCCCTGCGCAACCTCGAAGCCGAGGCCCTCATGGACGCGCTGGCGGACACGATCTCCGCCTTCGCCCGCGACGCGGGAGCTCCGGACGTGAAGGCAATCGGCCTCGCCTGCCAGGGCTACGTGGACACCCGCGACGGGGTGGTGGCCTGGAGCCCCGTGCTCGGCACCCGCGACCTGCCCCTGGCCGAAGGCCTCAGGCAGCGGCTCGGCAGGCCGGTGCTGATCGAGAACGACGCCTCGGCCATGGCCTTCGCCATCGCCCAGCGGGATCCGGCCCTGCGCTCCGGCCGCACCGCCTGCCTGATGATCGGCGACGGCGTCGGCCTGGGCTTCCTCGTGCAGGGCGAGCTCTATCGCGGCGCGCGCTCGGGCGGCAGCGAGTTCGGCCATGTCCGGCTGCGCCGCAGCGGGCCGCAATGCCGCTGCGGCGGCCGCGGCTGCATCGAGGCCTTCCTGGCGGACTACGCCCTGCACCGGGACGCGCAGCTCATCGACCACCGCCCGCCCCCGGCCTCGCTGATCCCGAGCGAGGCGGCGATGGGCGCCATCGTGGACAAGGCGCGCGCCGGAGACGCGGCGCTGCTCGGCCTCTTCCGCGAGGCGGGCGAGGTCCTGGGCGACGCGGCGAGCATCCTGATCCAGACGCTGGAGCCCGACCGTCTGGTCATCTGCGGCCCCGGGACCCGCGCCATGGACCTGCTGCGCCCCTCCTTCGAGGCGGCGCTGGAGAGCCAGACCATTCCGGCCCTGCGCTCCCTGGCGACGGTGCAGGTGGTCGAATCCTCCCTCGACCTCCTCACCGAGGGGGTCGTCATGCAGGCCCTGCGCGAGCTCGACCTCGACCTCGCCCGCCTGAAGGCGGCGTGA
- a CDS encoding sugar ABC transporter permease, whose product MTAPATTTAPHPSASTDGSLLSKLEIDVRMLGMLGALAAIWIGFDILSGGLFLTPRNLWNLSVQTASIAVMSTGMVLVIVTRNIDLSVGAILGLVGMIVGVVQVRWLPGWLGFEHWLTAPVAVLVALAVGGAIGLFQGWLIAYLGIPSFIVTLGGLLVWRGAAWWVTAGQTVAPMDTRFKALGGGVEGALGATATWIVASVAGGLVVVALGLARRRRIRFGFPVRPVWADGVIALLACGAVLGAATIANSYPLPAGTARRWAEANGIAWPEGGMTIPHGVALPVLIAVVVGLLMTFLARRLRFGRYVFAIGGNPEAAELSGINTRLTLMKVFGLMGLLCGISACISTARLNAATNAAGTLDELYVIASAVIGGTSLAGGIGTIAGAMLGALVMQSLQSGMVLLGVDTPLQNIVVGAVLVLAVWVDGLYRRRIR is encoded by the coding sequence ATGACCGCACCCGCCACGACGACCGCCCCGCACCCGAGCGCGTCCACGGACGGCTCGCTCCTGTCCAAGCTCGAGATCGACGTGCGCATGCTCGGCATGCTGGGGGCGCTCGCGGCGATCTGGATCGGCTTCGACATCCTCTCCGGCGGGCTCTTCCTCACGCCGCGCAACCTCTGGAACCTGTCGGTCCAGACGGCCTCCATCGCCGTGATGTCCACCGGCATGGTGCTCGTCATCGTGACCCGCAACATCGACCTGTCGGTCGGTGCCATCCTGGGCCTCGTGGGCATGATCGTCGGCGTCGTGCAGGTCCGGTGGCTGCCGGGCTGGCTCGGCTTCGAGCACTGGCTCACGGCGCCGGTGGCCGTGCTGGTCGCCCTCGCGGTCGGCGGCGCCATCGGCCTCTTCCAGGGCTGGCTCATCGCCTATCTCGGCATTCCGTCCTTCATCGTCACCCTCGGCGGGCTGCTCGTCTGGCGCGGCGCGGCCTGGTGGGTCACGGCGGGACAGACCGTCGCGCCCATGGACACGCGCTTCAAGGCGCTCGGCGGCGGGGTCGAAGGCGCCCTCGGTGCCACCGCGACCTGGATCGTCGCCTCCGTCGCCGGCGGGCTCGTCGTCGTGGCCCTGGGCCTCGCCCGGCGCAGGCGCATCCGCTTCGGCTTTCCCGTGCGGCCGGTCTGGGCGGACGGCGTCATCGCCCTGCTCGCCTGCGGCGCGGTGCTCGGCGCGGCCACCATCGCCAATTCCTATCCGCTGCCCGCCGGAACGGCCCGGCGCTGGGCCGAGGCGAACGGCATCGCCTGGCCGGAGGGCGGGATGACGATTCCCCACGGCGTCGCGCTCCCGGTGCTGATCGCGGTCGTCGTCGGGCTTCTCATGACCTTCCTTGCCAGGCGCCTGCGCTTCGGCCGCTACGTCTTCGCCATCGGCGGCAATCCGGAGGCGGCGGAACTGTCGGGCATCAACACGCGCCTCACGCTCATGAAGGTGTTCGGCCTCATGGGGCTTCTGTGCGGCATCTCCGCCTGCATCTCGACCGCCCGCCTGAACGCCGCCACCAACGCGGCCGGAACCCTCGACGAGCTCTACGTGATCGCCTCCGCGGTGATCGGCGGCACGTCGCTTGCGGGCGGCATCGGCACCATCGCGGGCGCGATGCTCGGCGCCCTCGTCATGCAGTCCCTCCAGTCGGGCATGGTCCTGCTCGGGGTCGACACGCCGCTTCAGAACATCGTGGTCGGCGCCGTGCTCGTGCTGGCGGTGTGGGTCGACGGCCTCTATCGCAGGCGGATCAGGTAA
- the xylF gene encoding D-xylose ABC transporter substrate-binding protein, whose protein sequence is MSIKKQLFFGLAALALSAGAAFAQGKGPVIGVSWSNFQEERWKTDEAAIKAAIEKAGGTYVSADAQSSPAKQLTDIESLIARGAKALIVLAQDADAIRPAVEKAIAEGIPVVGYDRLIEIPQAFYLTFDNVEVGRLQAREVMKVKPEGNYVFIKGSGSDPNANFLFQGAMEVLKPAIDAGKIKNVGEAYTDGWLPANAQRNMEQFLTKNNNKVDAVVAANDGTAGGAIAALAAQGLAGSVPVSGQDADKAALNRVALGTQTVSVFKDARELGRNAAEIALELANGKKLNEIKGSMSWNLGPKKQNMTAIFLKPVAITKDNLDVVINAGWVTKDVVCQGVKPGTVKVCN, encoded by the coding sequence ATGTCGATCAAGAAGCAGCTGTTCTTCGGCCTTGCCGCCCTCGCCCTGTCGGCGGGCGCCGCCTTCGCCCAGGGCAAGGGCCCGGTCATCGGCGTCAGCTGGTCCAACTTCCAGGAGGAGCGCTGGAAGACCGACGAGGCGGCGATCAAGGCCGCCATCGAGAAGGCCGGCGGCACCTATGTCTCGGCCGACGCGCAGTCCTCGCCCGCCAAGCAGCTGACGGACATCGAGAGCCTGATCGCCCGCGGCGCCAAGGCGCTGATCGTGCTGGCCCAGGACGCGGACGCCATCCGCCCGGCGGTGGAGAAGGCGATCGCCGAGGGCATCCCGGTGGTCGGCTACGACCGCCTGATCGAGATTCCCCAGGCCTTCTACCTCACTTTCGACAACGTGGAGGTCGGCCGCCTCCAGGCCCGCGAGGTGATGAAGGTGAAGCCCGAGGGCAACTACGTCTTCATCAAGGGCTCGGGCTCCGACCCGAACGCCAACTTCCTGTTCCAGGGCGCCATGGAGGTGCTCAAGCCCGCCATCGATGCCGGCAAGATCAAGAACGTGGGCGAGGCCTACACGGACGGCTGGCTGCCCGCCAACGCGCAGCGGAACATGGAGCAGTTCCTGACCAAGAACAACAACAAGGTCGATGCGGTGGTGGCCGCCAACGACGGCACCGCAGGCGGCGCCATCGCGGCCCTCGCCGCGCAGGGACTCGCCGGCTCCGTGCCCGTATCCGGCCAGGACGCGGACAAGGCCGCGCTGAACCGGGTCGCCCTCGGCACCCAGACGGTCAGCGTGTTCAAGGACGCCCGCGAGCTCGGCCGCAACGCGGCGGAGATTGCCCTCGAACTCGCCAACGGCAAGAAGCTGAACGAGATCAAGGGCTCCATGAGCTGGAACCTGGGACCGAAGAAGCAGAACATGACGGCGATCTTCCTGAAGCCCGTGGCGATCACGAAGGACAACCTGGACGTGGTCATCAATGCCGGCTGGGTGACCAAGGACGTGGTGTGCCAGGGCGTGAAGCCGGGCACCGTCAAGGTCTGCAACTGA
- a CDS encoding ATP-binding cassette domain-containing protein, giving the protein MADRPPVPLVEMRDISIAFGGIKAVDGVSVDLRPGEVVGLLGHNGAGKSTLIKILSGAYRPDAGEIYVNGERADIASPRDAKRYGIETIYQTLALADNIDAAGNIFLGREVLTPYGTLDDATMESETRKVMARLNPHFRRFKEPVKALSGGQRQSVAIARAIYFNARVLIMDEPTAALGPAETQQVADLVLQLKKEGIGIFLISHDIHDVFGLADRVSVMKNGRLVGTANVADVTQDEVLGMIILGKCPPGAVPGPGASRG; this is encoded by the coding sequence ATGGCAGACCGTCCTCCGGTTCCCCTCGTCGAGATGCGCGACATCTCCATCGCCTTCGGCGGCATCAAGGCCGTCGACGGCGTCTCCGTCGACCTGCGCCCGGGCGAGGTGGTGGGCCTTCTCGGCCACAACGGCGCAGGCAAGTCGACGCTCATCAAGATCCTCTCCGGCGCTTACCGGCCCGATGCGGGCGAGATCTACGTGAACGGCGAGCGGGCGGACATCGCCTCCCCCCGCGACGCGAAGCGCTACGGGATCGAGACGATCTACCAGACCCTCGCGCTCGCCGACAACATCGACGCGGCGGGCAACATCTTCCTCGGCCGCGAGGTGCTCACGCCCTACGGCACCCTCGACGACGCCACGATGGAATCCGAGACCCGCAAGGTGATGGCGCGGCTCAACCCGCATTTCCGCCGCTTCAAGGAGCCGGTGAAGGCGCTCTCCGGCGGGCAGCGCCAGTCGGTCGCCATCGCCCGCGCGATCTACTTCAACGCCCGCGTGCTCATCATGGACGAGCCGACCGCCGCCCTCGGCCCCGCGGAGACGCAGCAGGTGGCCGACCTCGTGCTGCAGCTGAAGAAGGAGGGCATCGGCATTTTTCTCATCAGCCACGACATCCACGACGTGTTCGGCCTCGCCGACCGGGTCAGCGTGATGAAGAACGGCAGGCTGGTGGGAACCGCGAACGTCGCCGACGTCACGCAGGACGAGGTGCTCGGCATGATCATCCTGGGCAAGTGCCCGCCCGGCGCCGTGCCGGGGCCGGGCGCGAGCCGAGGCTGA